A region of Selenomonadales bacterium 4137-cl DNA encodes the following proteins:
- the mobB gene encoding molybdopterin-guanine dinucleotide biosynthesis protein B, producing MVPVLSFVGKANSGKTTYLEKLVAEMKRRGHKLAIIKHDVHGFEMDHPGKDTWRHAQAGADVVCISSPDKMAIIANVEAELPLSELVNRIHGVDIVITEGYKHEGRTKIEIFRPPVSDAPVCRQDDLVAIVTDADVYPGLPRFGLDDPAAMADFIEERFLRGGE from the coding sequence ATGGTACCGGTACTCTCCTTTGTCGGAAAAGCCAATTCCGGCAAAACCACCTACCTAGAGAAGCTTGTCGCCGAAATGAAACGGCGCGGCCACAAACTGGCCATCATCAAGCACGACGTCCACGGCTTCGAAATGGATCATCCCGGCAAGGACACCTGGCGGCACGCCCAGGCAGGCGCCGATGTCGTCTGCATATCCTCGCCGGACAAAATGGCCATCATCGCCAACGTCGAGGCCGAACTGCCGCTCAGCGAACTGGTCAACCGCATCCACGGCGTCGACATCGTCATAACCGAAGGCTACAAACACGAAGGCCGCACAAAGATAGAAATCTTCCGTCCTCCCGTTAGCGACGCGCCGGTGTGCCGCCAGGACGACCTTGTGGCCATCGTCACCGACGCCGACGTCTATCCCGGCCTGCCAAGGTTCGGTCTAGACGACCCCGCCGCAATGGCCGACTTCATCGAAGAACGCTTCCTCCGCGGAGGTGAATAG
- a CDS encoding haloacid dehalogenase-like hydrolase: MLITFKELKTLKILFWDIDGTLLRTAKAGLFAFRQATEELYAASPDYDRVTTAGMTDCHIAAQIIALATGREPRPEETAALVKRYIELLPAHLEARRGYVIPPVADILAHVDGEPGYVSLLLTGNTAAGAHAKLTSYGIAQYFDFAVSAFGDDCASRTEISSRALASVKERYPAVPPEDIFVIGDTPNDISCGKAIGARTVAVATGTFTAAELAAHSPWWAVEQLPAPAEFAAKLAGK, from the coding sequence GTGCTTATCACCTTTAAGGAGCTGAAGACTCTGAAAATATTGTTCTGGGACATCGACGGCACTCTCCTCCGCACGGCCAAGGCTGGCTTGTTCGCTTTCCGGCAGGCGACCGAGGAGCTGTACGCCGCCAGCCCGGATTACGACCGGGTAACGACCGCCGGCATGACCGACTGCCATATCGCCGCCCAGATCATCGCCCTGGCGACCGGGCGTGAACCCCGACCGGAGGAAACCGCGGCGCTGGTCAAGCGGTATATCGAGCTGCTGCCCGCCCATCTGGAGGCCCGCCGGGGGTATGTCATCCCGCCGGTGGCGGATATTCTGGCCCATGTCGATGGCGAGCCGGGCTATGTGTCGCTGCTCTTGACCGGCAACACGGCGGCCGGCGCCCACGCCAAGCTGACCAGCTACGGGATCGCCCAGTATTTCGATTTCGCGGTGAGCGCGTTCGGCGACGACTGCGCGAGCAGGACGGAGATTTCCTCCCGGGCGCTGGCGAGCGTGAAGGAGCGCTACCCTGCGGTGCCTCCGGAGGATATTTTCGTGATCGGCGACACGCCGAACGATATCAGCTGCGGAAAGGCGATCGGCGCCCGCACGGTGGCGGTGGCGACCGGCACGTTCACAGCGGCCGAGCTGGCCGCCCACTCGCCGTGGTGGGCGGTGGAGCAACTGCCGGCGCCGGCCGAATTCGCGGCGAAACTGGCGGGGAAATGA
- a CDS encoding sulfite exporter TauE/SafE family protein, producing the protein MNKAKAVLIGAIGGAVGGLLGIGGAIILVPCMIYFLGVSQHSAHATSLAIVIPGAVMSAFVYNTFGQLDIGLAVLFAAGGMTGAYIGSALLPRVRPAVLKRIFAVLALAMSIRMGWGL; encoded by the coding sequence ATGAACAAAGCCAAAGCCGTACTGATCGGAGCGATCGGCGGGGCGGTGGGCGGCCTGCTCGGCATCGGCGGCGCCATCATCCTCGTGCCGTGCATGATCTACTTTCTCGGCGTATCCCAGCACTCCGCCCACGCCACGTCGCTGGCGATCGTAATCCCCGGCGCGGTCATGAGCGCCTTTGTCTACAACACCTTCGGCCAGCTCGACATCGGCCTCGCCGTCCTGTTCGCCGCCGGCGGCATGACCGGCGCCTATATCGGCTCGGCGCTGCTGCCCAGGGTCCGGCCGGCGGTCCTCAAACGCATCTTCGCCGTACTGGCGCTCGCCATGTCGATCAGAATGGGGTGGGGCCTATGA
- a CDS encoding sulfite exporter TauE/SafE family protein — MIVLAILTGVLTGILSGLLGIGGGAIFVVAAVFFLGVPQHAAQAAAIAAMIPTAIVGVVKHHRNRLIDYRYLPYLAAGIILGGMVGAYVANITADIVLRRLFSAFFALMSIQMFWSSFRQGRKAPAKQQDHDKH; from the coding sequence ATGATCGTCCTCGCCATCCTCACCGGCGTTCTCACCGGCATATTGAGCGGCCTGCTCGGCATCGGCGGCGGGGCCATCTTCGTCGTCGCCGCCGTATTCTTCCTCGGCGTCCCCCAGCACGCCGCCCAGGCGGCCGCCATCGCCGCCATGATCCCCACCGCCATCGTCGGCGTCGTCAAACATCACCGCAACCGGCTCATCGACTACCGCTACCTCCCGTACCTGGCCGCGGGCATCATCCTCGGCGGCATGGTCGGGGCCTATGTCGCCAACATCACCGCCGACATCGTGCTGCGCCGCCTGTTCAGCGCCTTCTTCGCCCTAATGAGCATTCAGATGTTCTGGTCGTCCTTCCGGCAAGGCCGGAAAGCCCCGGCCAAACAGCAGGACCACGACAAACACTGA
- a CDS encoding prepilin-type N-terminal cleavage/methylation domain-containing protein, translating into MANYRRRGRERGFTLVELTVVLAILATLATLYVPAVGAVAENAALYKARADLRAIDGAMLLGAPPSPLPEPPVLLPGAASSYQVDGSRQRAYLPMTVNGQAIRLYSDTPLPAKTR; encoded by the coding sequence GTGGCTAATTATCGCCGCCGCGGACGCGAGCGCGGCTTTACGCTGGTGGAGCTGACCGTCGTGCTGGCCATTCTCGCCACGCTGGCCACCCTGTATGTTCCGGCGGTCGGGGCCGTCGCCGAGAACGCCGCCCTCTACAAGGCGCGGGCCGATCTGAGGGCGATCGACGGCGCCATGCTGCTCGGCGCGCCCCCCTCTCCCCTGCCTGAGCCGCCGGTGCTGCTGCCGGGGGCGGCAAGCAGTTACCAGGTGGACGGCAGCCGGCAGCGGGCCTATCTGCCGATGACGGTTAACGGCCAGGCTATCAGGCTGTACAGCGACACGCCGCTACCCGCGAAAACGAGGTGA
- a CDS encoding CHAD domain-containing protein, whose translation MPGLNTEVELKLRLLAPEAWEGVFAASAVAEMLLTPPQDEHLESWYFDTAEGDLQEAGLAYRIRLEGGRWVATVKTDGSAAGGLHERREWNVTVDGPEPSYDYFRATEAGPLLAAAAGDAPLEPRFSTVFDRRRADVAFADSRIEVAADRGMILAGGREEAIAEVELELKEGSAAAVLALGAELARQLPLAVEPRSKYFRALVLAGLDEGFEPAAPALVEPEDAVVPAVRSLVAGQIHTVLDTYAKFTADDKDIERLHRLRIELRRLRSLVAFAKPLAEPTGYAAWQSELRALSRATHDLRETDVIGEVWEEMLAARTPLAPPPWLAMLLATEREKLVAELKANLGDQGRITGTLLAFRSWLADERSLQPRDLSLEDFAASRVGGWLDDMRTAGKDIGLEDAAALHQLRIEGKKVRYVLERLPFEDRRTSMLVARLRKLQDCLGQVHDAVRIDTVMGRWMSEHASRTVHRDAGLLMGWMTRLRVEAGGEFAAAWKRFRRAAKRWRK comes from the coding sequence ATGCCGGGTTTGAACACCGAGGTGGAACTGAAACTGCGATTGCTGGCACCCGAGGCCTGGGAAGGGGTTTTTGCCGCCTCCGCCGTGGCGGAGATGCTGCTGACGCCTCCCCAGGACGAGCATCTGGAGTCATGGTATTTTGATACGGCGGAGGGCGATCTGCAGGAAGCCGGCCTGGCTTACCGCATCCGCTTGGAGGGCGGCCGGTGGGTGGCGACGGTGAAGACGGACGGGTCGGCCGCCGGCGGCCTGCACGAACGGCGGGAGTGGAATGTGACCGTCGACGGTCCCGAACCCAGCTACGATTATTTCCGCGCTACCGAGGCCGGCCCGCTGTTGGCGGCGGCAGCCGGTGACGCTCCTCTGGAGCCGAGGTTCAGCACGGTGTTCGACCGGCGGCGGGCGGATGTCGCCTTCGCCGACAGCCGCATCGAGGTGGCCGCCGACCGGGGGATGATTCTGGCCGGCGGCCGGGAAGAAGCGATCGCCGAGGTGGAGTTGGAGCTCAAGGAGGGTTCGGCGGCGGCGGTGCTTGCGCTGGGCGCGGAGCTGGCCCGCCAGCTCCCGCTGGCCGTGGAGCCGCGCAGTAAGTATTTCCGCGCGCTGGTTCTGGCGGGGCTGGACGAGGGCTTCGAACCGGCGGCGCCGGCGCTGGTCGAACCGGAGGATGCCGTGGTTCCCGCCGTTCGCAGTCTGGTCGCCGGCCAGATTCATACGGTTTTGGATACATACGCTAAATTTACGGCCGACGACAAGGATATCGAGAGGCTGCACCGGCTGCGTATCGAATTGCGCCGCCTGCGATCGCTGGTCGCTTTCGCGAAGCCGCTGGCCGAGCCGACGGGGTACGCGGCATGGCAGTCGGAGCTGCGCGCCCTCAGCAGGGCGACCCACGACCTGCGGGAGACCGACGTGATCGGCGAGGTGTGGGAGGAGATGCTTGCCGCCCGCACGCCGCTCGCCCCTCCCCCCTGGCTGGCGATGCTGCTGGCGACCGAGCGGGAGAAGCTGGTGGCGGAGCTGAAGGCGAACCTGGGCGACCAGGGGCGGATAACGGGGACGCTGCTGGCTTTCCGGTCCTGGCTGGCCGACGAGCGGTCGCTGCAGCCGCGTGACCTGTCGCTGGAGGATTTCGCCGCTTCCCGTGTGGGCGGCTGGCTGGACGATATGCGTACGGCCGGCAAGGATATCGGCCTGGAGGATGCCGCCGCCCTTCATCAGCTGAGGATCGAGGGGAAGAAGGTTCGCTATGTGCTGGAGCGCCTGCCGTTTGAGGACCGGCGGACGAGTATGCTCGTGGCCCGGCTGCGGAAGCTGCAGGACTGTCTGGGACAGGTGCATGACGCGGTGCGGATCGATACGGTGATGGGCCGCTGGATGAGCGAGCACGCCAGCCGGACCGTCCACCGCGACGCGGGGCTGCTGATGGGCTGGATGACGCGGCTGAGAGTGGAGGCCGGCGGGGAGTTCGCCGCCGCCTGGAAGCGGTTCCGGCGGGCGGCGAAGCGCTGGCGGAAGTAG
- a CDS encoding alpha/beta fold hydrolase yields the protein MKRHEWIASRGKRLSAMIHEPEAAAAPVVVCCHGFTGDKVGANQLMRNLAQSLEAAGFCAVRFDFAGSGDSEGAFAADTTVAGWQADLRSVLAWVGGRLAGRPVFLLGHSLGGLVALTAPDGTLAGRIAVAPVVHPVDNFRDTILGPELWARSARGERIANFYGKGFALDSGFVRDLAAGGYDPLAAAASFAAPLLIVHGTADAAVPFAGSEQLRAACAAPGELAVLDGADHVFTGRHDDLAAAIVNWLQRLTK from the coding sequence ATGAAACGCCACGAATGGATAGCAAGCCGGGGCAAACGACTGTCGGCGATGATCCACGAACCGGAGGCGGCTGCCGCCCCGGTCGTCGTCTGCTGCCACGGCTTCACCGGCGACAAGGTCGGCGCCAACCAGCTCATGCGCAACCTCGCCCAAAGCCTCGAAGCGGCGGGCTTCTGCGCCGTCCGCTTCGACTTCGCCGGCTCCGGCGACAGCGAAGGCGCCTTTGCCGCCGACACCACCGTCGCCGGCTGGCAGGCGGACCTGCGCAGCGTCCTCGCCTGGGTCGGCGGCCGGCTCGCCGGCAGGCCCGTATTCCTTCTCGGCCACAGCCTCGGCGGCCTGGTGGCCCTCACCGCCCCGGACGGAACGCTGGCCGGGCGGATCGCCGTCGCCCCCGTCGTCCATCCCGTGGATAATTTCCGTGACACCATCCTCGGCCCCGAACTGTGGGCCAGGTCCGCCCGCGGCGAACGAATCGCCAACTTCTACGGCAAAGGCTTCGCCCTCGACAGCGGCTTCGTCCGCGACCTTGCCGCCGGCGGCTACGACCCCCTCGCCGCCGCGGCGTCCTTCGCCGCGCCCCTCCTCATCGTCCACGGGACCGCCGACGCCGCCGTCCCCTTCGCCGGCTCCGAGCAACTGCGCGCCGCCTGCGCGGCCCCCGGGGAACTCGCCGTCCTTGACGGCGCCGACCACGTCTTCACCGGCCGCCATGACGACCTGGCAGCGGCCATCGTCAATTGGCTGCAGCGGTTAACCAAATAA
- a CDS encoding DMT family transporter, with protein sequence MNWLLGSGRTEHFRAIILLVITAVLWSSSGLLIKAVDWHPLAISGVRSLVAAAVIRFAFRRQPLNLSKVQITGALGYAAMVTLFVSANKMTTAANAIVLQYTAPIWVALFGAWFLKEKATILDWATIGLVFGGMTLFFQDQMEAGHLLGNLLAVGSGISLAVMALAMRSQKDASPFGSVLLGNTLAFLFGIPFLFHGNPGLGGLSAIVFLGIFQLGFSYVLYSLAIKHVTAIEATIITMIEPVLNPIWVFFLLGEAPGPWSLTGGAVILAAIVARYVFPAMKSSAKIQGAR encoded by the coding sequence TTGAACTGGTTGCTGGGCTCCGGCAGAACGGAGCATTTCCGGGCGATCATCCTCCTCGTAATCACCGCCGTCCTCTGGAGCAGCAGCGGGCTCCTCATCAAAGCGGTCGACTGGCACCCGCTGGCCATCAGCGGCGTGCGCAGCCTCGTCGCCGCCGCCGTCATCCGCTTCGCCTTCCGCCGCCAGCCGCTCAACCTCAGCAAAGTGCAGATAACCGGCGCGCTCGGCTACGCCGCGATGGTGACGCTGTTCGTCAGCGCCAACAAAATGACCACCGCCGCCAACGCCATCGTCCTCCAGTACACCGCCCCCATCTGGGTCGCCCTCTTCGGCGCCTGGTTCCTCAAAGAAAAAGCCACCATCCTCGACTGGGCGACAATCGGCCTCGTTTTCGGCGGCATGACCCTCTTCTTCCAGGACCAAATGGAGGCCGGCCACCTGCTCGGCAACCTGCTGGCCGTGGGCAGCGGCATCAGCCTCGCTGTCATGGCCCTGGCGATGCGCAGCCAAAAGGACGCGTCGCCCTTCGGCTCGGTGCTGCTCGGCAACACCCTCGCCTTCCTCTTCGGCATCCCCTTCCTGTTCCACGGCAACCCCGGCCTTGGCGGCCTGTCGGCCATCGTCTTCCTCGGCATCTTCCAGCTCGGCTTTTCCTACGTGCTCTACTCCCTCGCCATCAAGCACGTCACCGCCATCGAGGCCACCATCATCACCATGATCGAGCCTGTTCTAAACCCCATATGGGTATTCTTTCTCCTCGGTGAGGCGCCCGGCCCCTGGTCGCTCACCGGCGGCGCGGTCATCCTCGCCGCCATCGTCGCCCGCTACGTCTTCCCGGCAATGAAGTCTTCCGCCAAAATACAAGGAGCCCGTTGA
- a CDS encoding M23 family metallopeptidase, with protein sequence MGSREEEYLRRMRALGYQDSLAGMDDDDIEWELSKMEEAERRREAPPQQLRTVYRPVDPGLKARILRQFGQPYAASAIPKGQEFYLNGWDNREGEEKPLQMTPAASLFNPSRGETRRPNEPTNYWDAFFERSRDDGTGSWVNATSGSSGKDSGTNWWVDPKGMFPQYGGDPSGSEARNRYRDNEVVKAQSSGGYMDAGASRNNEARHKFTSDPLAIMEVRGKAKSNTYKPNRTYNIDPNHQGVDLWAKNGTDILAVGDGVIHEKGEVKGYGKYIIVRFDHDGETRYALYAHLSDNGILKDTPVKAGQIIGKSGSSGNAGGDDNPLPDQHLHFELADSPEFGPGMGSGRRDPIPHFRTWMEVDENK encoded by the coding sequence ATGGGAAGCAGAGAGGAAGAGTACCTGAGGAGGATGCGGGCGCTGGGTTATCAGGACAGTCTGGCGGGGATGGACGACGACGACATCGAGTGGGAACTGTCCAAAATGGAGGAAGCCGAACGGAGGCGGGAGGCGCCGCCGCAGCAACTGCGGACGGTGTACCGGCCGGTGGACCCCGGTCTGAAGGCGCGAATACTGCGCCAGTTCGGCCAGCCGTACGCCGCGAGCGCGATACCCAAGGGACAGGAGTTTTATCTCAACGGCTGGGACAATAGGGAGGGAGAAGAGAAGCCATTGCAGATGACGCCTGCGGCAAGCTTGTTTAATCCGTCGCGGGGCGAAACGAGGCGGCCGAATGAGCCGACCAATTACTGGGACGCGTTTTTTGAACGTAGCAGGGACGACGGCACAGGCAGTTGGGTAAATGCGACGAGCGGGAGCAGCGGCAAAGACAGCGGCACCAACTGGTGGGTAGACCCGAAAGGGATGTTCCCGCAATACGGGGGCGATCCGTCCGGCAGCGAAGCTCGCAACCGCTACCGGGACAATGAGGTTGTGAAGGCGCAGAGCAGCGGCGGGTATATGGACGCCGGTGCAAGCAGGAATAACGAGGCCCGGCATAAGTTTACCTCGGATCCCCTCGCTATTATGGAGGTGCGCGGCAAAGCTAAATCCAATACCTATAAACCCAATAGAACATACAATATAGACCCTAACCACCAGGGGGTCGATCTCTGGGCCAAGAACGGAACCGACATTTTAGCAGTGGGTGATGGGGTTATTCATGAAAAGGGAGAAGTGAAAGGGTACGGCAAGTATATTATCGTCCGCTTCGACCACGATGGGGAGACGAGGTACGCGTTGTACGCCCATCTTTCTGACAACGGCATACTGAAAGACACGCCGGTCAAGGCTGGGCAGATAATCGGCAAGTCGGGAAGTTCGGGGAATGCCGGCGGTGATGATAATCCGCTTCCGGATCAGCACCTTCATTTCGAATTGGCTGATTCGCCGGAATTTGGTCCCGGTATGGGATCGGGCCGCCGCGACCCGATACCGCATTTCCGGACCTGGATGGAGGTAGATGAAAATAAATAG
- a CDS encoding WG repeat-containing protein, which yields MKKLVFILMAALLLGTACPAEGFVNVQVASSAYYLRDDMPLRVQLSGGDKQGLLHIGTGKWVIPPRFEEVKLLSTMRSMGNDYLDIFAVKADGRWGVVDKEGSLLAAPRYSAIIYKGEGLLLAVAGGEYEGAFIPVTKGGKWGVLDRQGRVLIVPRFDYVDDFADGMARVKEGEKYGYIDKDGNLAVPPQYDHTWGFRDGLAIVKDNGKYGYIDKTGKMVIAPQYEYQGAMLFSEGLAAVKVKNKWGYIDKKGTMVIAPQFSEAGYFAGGLAVVRPSGKAGAVNRAGEMVIEPVFDDLILTAGEPAMGLVYINNYTASRYVFIDEFGKPITPWFEGAWDFQEGIAKVRVDGKFGFIDTAGKMVIEPQFSHASRHCQNGMVFVERDGKRGFRDKEGRWLAQLLFGLNSYYISKHQVVWDEDYIYDSDGNKLDHYANHMKDGYHNLKVGLPAEAAKAFRAALRINPGDEAALYGLKLASEN from the coding sequence ATGAAGAAGCTGGTATTCATACTCATGGCCGCGCTGCTGTTGGGGACGGCATGTCCGGCGGAAGGCTTTGTTAATGTGCAGGTTGCGTCGTCGGCATATTATCTACGTGATGACATGCCTCTACGCGTGCAATTGTCGGGCGGTGATAAACAAGGTCTGCTGCACATCGGTACCGGTAAATGGGTTATTCCGCCCCGCTTCGAAGAAGTGAAGCTATTGAGTACCATGAGAAGCATGGGAAACGATTATCTTGATATATTCGCCGTGAAAGCGGACGGTCGGTGGGGTGTCGTAGATAAGGAGGGCAGCCTGCTTGCCGCGCCGCGGTATTCCGCGATTATTTACAAAGGAGAAGGACTGCTGCTGGCGGTGGCGGGCGGAGAATATGAGGGTGCCTTTATTCCCGTCACGAAAGGCGGCAAATGGGGCGTCCTCGACCGACAGGGCAGGGTATTGATCGTACCAAGGTTCGATTATGTCGACGACTTCGCCGATGGCATGGCCAGGGTCAAGGAGGGCGAGAAGTACGGGTATATCGACAAAGACGGAAATCTTGCCGTCCCGCCGCAGTACGATCATACCTGGGGCTTCCGCGACGGGCTTGCTATTGTGAAAGATAACGGAAAATACGGGTACATAGACAAAACGGGGAAAATGGTTATCGCGCCGCAGTACGAATACCAGGGAGCCATGCTATTCTCCGAGGGGCTGGCAGCGGTAAAGGTAAAGAACAAATGGGGCTATATCGACAAAAAAGGGACGATGGTTATCGCGCCGCAGTTTTCCGAGGCTGGGTACTTCGCAGGAGGACTCGCGGTAGTGCGGCCGTCCGGCAAAGCCGGGGCCGTCAACCGGGCGGGGGAAATGGTGATCGAGCCGGTGTTCGATGACTTGATCCTGACGGCGGGGGAGCCGGCGATGGGTCTGGTCTACATTAACAACTACACAGCTTCCAGGTATGTGTTCATTGATGAGTTTGGCAAGCCTATTACGCCATGGTTCGAAGGGGCGTGGGATTTCCAGGAGGGGATTGCCAAGGTGCGGGTGGACGGCAAGTTTGGTTTTATCGATACGGCGGGTAAGATGGTGATCGAGCCGCAATTTTCCCATGCCTCGCGGCATTGCCAAAACGGGATGGTCTTTGTGGAACGGGATGGGAAACGCGGTTTTCGGGACAAGGAGGGGCGCTGGCTGGCGCAGCTTCTTTTCGGACTAAACAGCTATTATATTTCCAAGCATCAGGTAGTATGGGACGAGGACTATATTTATGATAGCGACGGCAATAAGCTCGACCACTACGCCAACCATATGAAGGACGGCTACCACAACCTCAAGGTCGGCCTGCCGGCCGAAGCCGCCAAAGCCTTCCGGGCGGCGCTCAGGATCAACCCCGGCGACGAGGCCGCCCTGTATGGTTTAAAGCTGGCCAGTGAAAATTAG
- a CDS encoding CaiB/BaiF CoA-transferase family protein, which translates to MTKALAGLKLLDVSRVLTGPYSTMVLADLGADVIKVEVPGRGDDSRLFGPFANGESGYYMTLNRNKRGITLDLRRPEGQAVLKDLARWADVLLENFATGTMAGWGLGYEDLAAVNPRLIYASITGFGQYGPNSGRYAFDAIAQATGGLMSITGAKGGPPTRVGTALGDINAGNFATIGILAALYQRERTGRGQRIDISMQDCIAAILENAVVRYTIDGDIPTRLGSSHANVSPYDVFAASDGHVFIACANEATWRRLCKAMDREDLVTDARFEINAKRAENIDTLTEIINRWSSRFTAGELLAVLETNGVPGAQVLSVDQVVGDPHIRARNMMVAVDHPVAGTITIPGNPVKMSASDDTIERPAPVLGQHTDQVLAELGYSADKIAALKAAKIV; encoded by the coding sequence TTGACCAAGGCGCTGGCCGGACTCAAACTGCTCGACGTATCGCGGGTTCTGACCGGACCTTACAGCACCATGGTGCTGGCCGACCTGGGAGCCGACGTAATCAAAGTCGAAGTTCCCGGCAGAGGCGACGACTCAAGGCTTTTCGGCCCGTTCGCCAACGGCGAAAGCGGCTACTACATGACCCTCAACCGCAACAAACGCGGCATAACCCTCGACCTTCGCCGGCCGGAAGGGCAGGCGGTCCTCAAAGACCTCGCCCGGTGGGCCGACGTCCTCCTCGAAAACTTCGCCACCGGCACCATGGCCGGTTGGGGGCTGGGTTACGAAGACCTCGCCGCCGTCAACCCTCGACTCATATACGCATCCATCACCGGCTTCGGGCAATACGGCCCCAACTCCGGCCGGTACGCCTTCGACGCCATCGCCCAGGCCACCGGCGGCCTCATGAGCATCACCGGGGCCAAAGGCGGCCCGCCCACCCGCGTCGGCACCGCCCTCGGCGACATCAACGCCGGCAACTTCGCCACCATCGGCATCCTCGCCGCCCTCTACCAGCGCGAGCGCACCGGCCGCGGCCAGCGGATCGACATCTCCATGCAGGACTGCATCGCCGCCATCCTCGAAAACGCCGTCGTTCGCTACACCATCGACGGCGATATTCCGACGAGACTGGGCAGCAGCCACGCCAACGTCAGCCCCTACGACGTCTTCGCCGCCAGCGACGGCCACGTCTTCATCGCCTGCGCCAACGAAGCCACCTGGCGGCGGCTCTGCAAGGCCATGGACCGGGAAGACCTCGTCACCGACGCCCGGTTCGAGATCAACGCCAAGCGGGCCGAGAACATCGACACCCTTACCGAAATAATCAACCGGTGGTCCAGCCGCTTCACCGCCGGGGAACTCCTCGCCGTCCTCGAAACCAACGGCGTCCCCGGCGCGCAGGTCCTCTCAGTCGACCAGGTCGTGGGCGACCCGCACATCCGCGCACGCAACATGATGGTCGCCGTCGACCATCCGGTCGCCGGCACGATCACCATCCCCGGCAACCCCGTAAAAATGTCGGCCTCGGACGACACCATCGAACGGCCTGCCCCCGTACTCGGCCAGCACACCGACCAAGTCCTCGCCGAACTCGGCTATTCCGCCGACAAAATCGCCGCCCTCAAAGCGGCCAAAATCGTATAA
- a CDS encoding putative hydro-lyase: MDYASMTPTTLRQLMRQGELARPTAGMAKGHVQANLAIVPKDLAYDFLLFAQRNPKPCPVLDVTDPGSPEPKLMAPGADLRYDAPKYRIYKAGVLADEVVSLEKYWRDDLVAFLLGCSFTFETALLAAGVPVRHIEACCNVPMYITNNPCRPAGKFHGNMVVSMRPVPHDKVVKAVQVTSRFPAVHGAPVHIGDPAVIGIRDLGRPDFGDPVEIRDGEVPVFWACGVTPQAVAMTTKPEIMITHAPGHMFLCDARDEDLAAF; the protein is encoded by the coding sequence ATGGACTACGCGTCAATGACCCCCACCACCCTCCGCCAGCTCATGCGCCAGGGCGAACTCGCCCGGCCGACCGCCGGCATGGCCAAAGGCCACGTGCAGGCCAACCTGGCCATCGTTCCTAAGGACCTCGCCTACGACTTCCTCCTGTTCGCCCAGCGCAACCCCAAGCCCTGCCCCGTGCTCGACGTCACCGACCCGGGCTCGCCCGAGCCTAAGCTCATGGCCCCCGGCGCCGACCTCCGCTACGACGCCCCCAAATACCGCATCTATAAAGCCGGCGTCCTCGCCGACGAAGTCGTCAGCCTCGAAAAATACTGGCGCGACGACCTCGTCGCCTTCCTGCTCGGCTGCAGCTTCACCTTCGAAACCGCCCTCCTCGCCGCCGGCGTCCCCGTCCGCCACATCGAAGCCTGCTGCAACGTCCCCATGTACATCACCAACAACCCCTGCCGCCCGGCCGGGAAATTCCACGGCAACATGGTCGTCAGCATGCGCCCCGTCCCTCACGACAAAGTCGTCAAAGCCGTCCAGGTCACCTCGCGGTTCCCTGCCGTCCACGGCGCCCCCGTCCACATCGGCGACCCCGCCGTCATCGGCATCCGCGACCTCGGCCGCCCCGACTTCGGCGACCCGGTCGAAATCCGCGACGGCGAAGTGCCGGTATTCTGGGCCTGCGGCGTCACCCCCCAGGCGGTCGCCATGACCACCAAACCCGAAATAATGATCACCCACGCTCCCGGCCACATGTTCCTGTGCGACGCCCGCGACGAAGACCTCGCCGCCTTCTGA